A region from the Kribbella shirazensis genome encodes:
- a CDS encoding DMT family transporter, whose protein sequence is MTLHKAFGLAAGTGFVVFWSCGFIGGRWGTQYTNAFDLLAWRYLVAAVIAAAILAIRRPRISRRDLVTQVWMAVLTQFVYLGLIFTGIDHGITAGVTALIGSLQPILIATVAGPLLGEPVSRRQWIGLVLGLVGVGLVVADDLSTGHVSPWLFLLPVGGLLGLVAGTCLDRQRKPATNSLDALAVQSLVSAVLFTALAAATHRLTVPEQPGFYGAVLWLVLLATGGGWGLYLVNLKLSGATRISSLLYLVPPTTMVFAFLMFHETIGALAVVGMLVCAVAVLLIRLREPVRCGDGGTPVAGPAGTTGLARVHCGTACSEQPDRAAVATRRRDSTHVLRDSRQAVRSAGQPPSDE, encoded by the coding sequence ATGACCCTCCACAAGGCGTTCGGCCTCGCCGCCGGTACCGGATTCGTCGTGTTCTGGAGCTGCGGCTTCATCGGCGGACGCTGGGGTACGCAGTACACGAACGCGTTCGATCTCCTCGCCTGGCGGTACCTCGTCGCGGCCGTCATCGCCGCCGCGATCCTGGCGATCCGGCGGCCGCGGATCTCGCGCCGGGATCTCGTGACGCAGGTGTGGATGGCAGTCCTGACCCAGTTCGTCTATCTGGGCCTGATCTTCACCGGGATCGATCACGGCATCACAGCCGGAGTCACCGCACTCATCGGCTCGCTCCAGCCGATCCTGATCGCGACCGTCGCCGGACCGCTGCTCGGCGAACCCGTCAGCCGCCGCCAATGGATCGGGCTGGTCCTCGGGCTCGTCGGCGTCGGCCTGGTCGTGGCGGACGACCTGAGCACCGGGCATGTCTCGCCGTGGCTGTTCCTGCTCCCGGTAGGCGGCCTCCTCGGTCTGGTCGCCGGCACTTGTCTGGATCGCCAGCGCAAACCGGCCACGAATTCCCTGGATGCATTGGCCGTCCAGAGCCTCGTGTCAGCAGTTCTCTTCACCGCCCTGGCCGCTGCGACTCACCGGCTGACCGTTCCCGAGCAGCCGGGCTTCTACGGCGCAGTGCTCTGGCTGGTCCTGCTGGCGACCGGTGGTGGCTGGGGTCTGTACCTGGTCAACCTCAAGCTCTCCGGCGCGACGCGGATCAGTTCGCTGCTCTACCTCGTTCCGCCGACCACGATGGTGTTCGCGTTCTTGATGTTCCACGAGACGATCGGTGCGCTCGCCGTCGTCGGCATGTTGGTGTGTGCCGTCGCCGTACTGCTGATCCGGCTCCGTGAGCCAGTACGCTGCGGGGATGGCGGAACCCCGGTGGCTGGACCAGCAGGAACAACAGGCCTGGCGCGCGTACATTGCGGCACAGCGTGTAGTGAGCAGCCGGATCGAGCAGCAGTTGCAACGCGACGCCGGGATTCCACACACGTACTACGAGATTCTCGTCAGGCTGTCCGAAGCGCCGGGCAACCGCCTTCGGATGAGTGA
- a CDS encoding TetR/AcrR family transcriptional regulator gives MLDQQLRLIVDRGVRAAPRLTPAGERILAAASTLFYEQGIRTVGVDAIAAAADVTKKTLYDRFGSKDRLIAAYLEERDRAWHVFLDEQLAARRPSTPEEVILALFGALTDWLAGSRNGCGFINASVELAAPDHPAMPVIVGQKRWMRAEFEAQAQAAGLADPGELADRLLLLHEGALVSYRVAAMASAPEVAARAAADLLAGWPRSAAS, from the coding sequence ATGCTCGACCAGCAGCTGAGACTCATCGTGGATCGCGGCGTGCGGGCGGCGCCGCGGCTGACGCCCGCCGGCGAGCGCATCCTGGCGGCCGCGTCGACCCTGTTCTACGAGCAGGGGATCCGGACAGTCGGTGTCGATGCGATCGCCGCGGCGGCGGACGTGACGAAGAAGACGCTGTACGACCGGTTCGGGTCGAAGGACCGGCTGATCGCGGCGTACCTGGAGGAGCGGGACCGGGCGTGGCATGTGTTCCTCGACGAACAGCTCGCCGCGCGGCGGCCGTCGACGCCTGAAGAGGTGATCCTGGCGTTGTTCGGCGCGCTGACGGACTGGTTGGCCGGATCGCGGAACGGGTGCGGGTTCATCAACGCGAGCGTGGAGCTGGCGGCTCCGGACCACCCGGCGATGCCGGTGATCGTGGGACAGAAGCGCTGGATGCGGGCCGAGTTCGAGGCGCAGGCGCAGGCCGCGGGGCTCGCGGATCCAGGTGAGCTCGCCGATCGGCTGCTGCTGCTCCATGAGGGAGCCCTCGTCAGCTACCGCGTCGCTGCGATGGCATCGGCGCCGGAGGTGGCCGCGCGAGCCGCCGCTGACCTGCTCGCCGGGTGGCCTAGGTCCGCCGCTTCGTGA
- a CDS encoding ion channel, translating into MSLVAYARRNPSAILLVVQLLGVLVYPAMEGSRPGRVAFEILGIVVLVLAVFSVRATPGLTWVSICLGIPAVALSLVDAFNPTDAVIAISGILHAAFYFYAAYSLLRYMLSDHDVSVDELFATGATFTLVAWGFAYLYVFVQVLVPGSFIAAVDPGNDRTWMELLFLSFTTLSSTGLSDIVPITSWGRSVVMLEQLAGLGYVAMVVSRLVGLTITKRRT; encoded by the coding sequence GTGAGCCTCGTCGCGTACGCCCGGCGGAACCCGTCGGCGATCTTGCTCGTCGTGCAGTTGCTCGGCGTACTCGTCTATCCGGCGATGGAAGGCTCACGCCCGGGCCGCGTCGCGTTCGAGATCCTCGGCATCGTCGTACTCGTCCTCGCCGTGTTCTCCGTCCGTGCGACCCCGGGCCTCACCTGGGTCAGCATCTGCCTCGGCATCCCGGCCGTGGCGCTGTCGCTCGTCGATGCGTTCAACCCGACCGACGCGGTCATCGCGATCTCCGGCATCCTGCACGCGGCCTTCTACTTCTACGCGGCGTACAGCCTGCTCCGCTACATGCTGTCCGACCACGACGTCAGCGTCGACGAGCTCTTCGCGACCGGTGCCACCTTCACCTTGGTGGCTTGGGGTTTCGCCTATCTGTACGTGTTCGTCCAGGTCCTGGTCCCCGGCAGCTTCATCGCAGCCGTTGACCCGGGCAACGACCGCACCTGGATGGAACTGCTGTTCCTGAGCTTCACGACGCTGTCCAGCACAGGACTCAGCGACATCGTCCCGATCACGTCCTGGGGCCGCTCGGTCGTCATGCTCGAGCAGCTGGCCGGCCTCGGGTACGTCGCCATGGTCGTGTCCCGCCTCGTGGGCCTGACCATCACGAAGCGGCGGACCTAG
- a CDS encoding acyl-CoA thioesterase, with protein sequence MPSSPSSRPTSETRLSLSHITAQNETNLLGTVHGGVIMTLVDSVAGVVAARHSGGPAVTASMDEMVFLVPVRVGDVVHFSGQVNWTGRSSMEVGVRITADRWDAVGPEVHVASAYLVFVAVDEDGKPRAVPQVVPETDEDRRRLREAEIRRSHRLARRAAIIASREEQAQEQEQAQEQAKEQEREDQAGAQ encoded by the coding sequence ATGCCCAGCAGCCCGTCGTCGCGGCCGACCTCGGAGACGCGGCTGTCGCTGTCGCACATCACCGCGCAGAACGAGACCAACCTGCTCGGTACCGTGCACGGCGGCGTGATCATGACGCTGGTCGACTCGGTCGCGGGCGTGGTCGCGGCGCGGCACTCCGGTGGGCCCGCCGTCACGGCGTCGATGGACGAGATGGTGTTCCTGGTTCCCGTGCGGGTCGGCGACGTCGTGCACTTCAGTGGGCAGGTGAACTGGACCGGCCGCAGTTCGATGGAGGTCGGCGTACGGATCACCGCGGATCGCTGGGACGCGGTCGGTCCCGAGGTGCACGTGGCGTCGGCGTACCTGGTGTTCGTCGCGGTGGACGAGGACGGGAAACCGCGTGCGGTGCCGCAGGTGGTGCCGGAGACCGACGAGGACCGCAGACGGCTGCGTGAGGCCGAGATCCGCCGCAGTCACCGCCTGGCCCGCCGCGCCGCGATCATCGCCTCCCGCGAGGAACAGGCACAGGAACAGGAACAGGCGCAGGAGCAGGCAAAGGAGCAGGAGCGCGAGGATCAGGCAGGCGCGCAGTGA
- a CDS encoding flavin reductase, translating to MRVDVDPETVGRRDFYALLNSVVVPRPIAWVSSRSAAGVLNLAPHSFFTVSCVQPPMVQFTSVGRKDSLNNVEATGEFVVNFAAEPLYEQVNASGTNFPPELSEFEAIGVTAEPSRTVAVPRVAESPVAIECTLHTTLELGDCTLVIGQVRHLAIDAAMMDDGHPEVRRLRPLARLGKDEWTTLGEVREISRIRYSDWPGHFTPPGD from the coding sequence GTGCGTGTCGATGTAGATCCCGAGACCGTCGGGCGGCGGGACTTCTACGCGCTGCTCAACTCCGTCGTCGTACCGCGACCGATCGCGTGGGTGTCGAGCCGCTCCGCCGCCGGCGTGCTGAATCTGGCGCCGCACTCGTTCTTCACCGTCTCGTGTGTGCAGCCGCCGATGGTGCAGTTCACCTCGGTCGGGCGCAAGGACAGCCTGAACAATGTCGAGGCGACCGGCGAGTTCGTGGTGAACTTCGCCGCCGAGCCGCTCTACGAACAGGTCAACGCCTCCGGGACGAACTTCCCGCCGGAGCTCTCCGAGTTCGAGGCGATCGGTGTGACCGCCGAACCGTCCCGGACGGTCGCCGTACCGCGGGTGGCGGAGTCGCCGGTGGCGATCGAGTGCACCCTGCACACCACTCTCGAACTCGGCGACTGCACCCTCGTCATCGGCCAGGTCCGGCATCTCGCGATCGATGCCGCGATGATGGACGACGGTCATCCCGAGGTCCGTCGGCTCCGGCCGCTCGCCCGGCTCGGCAAGGACGAGTGGACCACCCTCGGCGAGGTCCGCGAGATCTCCCGTATCCGCTACTCCGACTGGCCCGGTCATTTCACACCTCCTGGTGATTAG
- a CDS encoding phosphotransferase family protein — translation MGEQHDVLDQVTEIARRHGVDPAEVKEVAGGVANRGFVLGEKLFLRVCRPGFEADLLKETHVVPAARSVGVLTPAIIQYDDTRRLADSPYVVTERVHGTEPTDLPPRLAEQLACLHQLDLHNEPPARATGTDGAPVAAGAAGAAPVVPEDDWSDPWRTVDELGSRGYLDPGTADWLTGWFTRLADRIDRSRPKVLIHGDVAAHNLLVDPANNLRALIDWGDAAWAPRAMDFAKLPLTQVAVLLPDYVRHSQTSDSEQDLAAATLWFHLHWALARIPSTPDPNQRHWTAPTASRLINLLHFFTTSPPAPWTGLT, via the coding sequence TTGGGCGAGCAACACGATGTCCTCGACCAGGTGACCGAGATCGCCCGGCGTCACGGCGTCGACCCGGCAGAGGTGAAAGAAGTCGCCGGCGGCGTCGCCAACCGCGGGTTCGTCCTCGGCGAGAAGCTCTTCCTGCGAGTCTGCCGTCCGGGTTTCGAGGCCGACCTCCTGAAGGAGACCCACGTCGTACCGGCCGCCCGGTCCGTCGGCGTCCTGACGCCCGCGATCATCCAGTACGACGACACCCGCCGCCTCGCCGATTCGCCGTACGTCGTCACGGAACGTGTCCACGGCACCGAACCCACCGACCTCCCACCCCGCCTCGCCGAACAACTGGCCTGCCTCCACCAACTAGACCTCCACAACGAACCACCCGCCCGAGCCACCGGAACTGACGGCGCCCCCGTAGCCGCCGGTGCAGCCGGAGCTGCTCCGGTCGTGCCGGAGGACGACTGGAGTGATCCGTGGCGGACGGTCGACGAGCTCGGCAGCCGGGGCTACCTCGACCCGGGGACGGCGGACTGGCTGACGGGCTGGTTCACGCGGCTCGCCGATCGCATCGACAGGAGCAGGCCGAAGGTCCTGATCCACGGAGATGTTGCCGCCCACAACCTTCTCGTCGACCCAGCCAACAATCTCCGCGCTCTGATCGACTGGGGCGACGCAGCCTGGGCCCCACGCGCGATGGACTTCGCCAAACTCCCCCTGACCCAGGTAGCCGTCCTCCTGCCCGACTACGTCCGCCACTCCCAGACATCCGATTCCGAGCAGGACCTCGCCGCCGCCACCCTCTGGTTCCACCTCCACTGGGCCCTGGCCAGGATCCCGTCCACCCCCGACCCCAACCAACGCCACTGGACCGCCCCCACCGCCAGCCGCCTCATCAATCTCCTCCACTTCTTCACCACCTCCCCGCCCGCCCCGTGGACCGGTCTCACCTGA
- the mgrA gene encoding L-glyceraldehyde 3-phosphate reductase, whose amino-acid sequence MTDYVAAAGRYDDQMTYRRTGRSGLQLPAISLGLWHNFGDDKPFATQRDILRRAFDLGVTHFDLANNYGPPYGSAETNFGTHFARDFKKYRDELIISTKAGYDMWPGPYGQGGGSRKYLLASLDQSLSRMGLDYVDIFYSHRFDPDTPLEETMGALDAAVRSGKALYAGISSYSADRTREAARILAELGTPLLIHQPSYSMLNRWIEEDLLDAVGELGVGVIAFSPLAQGVLTDRYLGGIPSDSRAAQGKSLNPDSLTEDTLKHVRALSEIAKQRGQSVAQLALAWTLRDDRVTSALIGASSVAQLEDNLATVRNLQFTPEELEAIDADAVEAGINLWKKSSDA is encoded by the coding sequence GTGACTGATTATGTGGCGGCTGCGGGCCGGTACGACGACCAGATGACCTACCGGCGGACGGGCCGGAGCGGGCTCCAACTGCCGGCGATCTCGCTGGGGCTGTGGCACAACTTCGGCGACGACAAGCCGTTCGCGACGCAGCGGGACATCCTGCGGCGGGCGTTCGACCTCGGCGTCACGCACTTCGACCTGGCGAACAACTACGGTCCGCCCTACGGATCGGCGGAGACGAACTTCGGGACGCACTTCGCGCGGGACTTCAAGAAGTACCGCGACGAGCTGATCATCTCGACCAAGGCCGGGTACGACATGTGGCCGGGGCCGTACGGTCAGGGCGGCGGCTCGCGCAAGTACCTGCTCGCGTCGCTCGACCAGTCACTGAGCCGGATGGGCCTGGACTACGTCGACATCTTCTACTCGCACCGGTTCGACCCGGACACCCCGCTCGAGGAGACGATGGGTGCGCTGGACGCGGCGGTGCGGTCCGGCAAGGCGCTGTACGCCGGCATCTCGTCGTACTCCGCGGACCGGACCCGGGAGGCCGCGCGGATCCTGGCGGAGCTCGGTACGCCGCTGCTCATCCACCAGCCGTCGTACTCGATGCTGAACCGGTGGATCGAGGAGGACCTGCTGGACGCGGTGGGTGAACTCGGTGTCGGCGTGATCGCGTTCTCGCCGCTGGCGCAGGGCGTGCTCACGGACCGGTACCTGGGCGGCATCCCCTCGGACTCCCGGGCGGCGCAGGGCAAGTCCCTCAACCCCGACTCGCTGACCGAGGACACCCTGAAGCACGTCCGCGCCCTGAGCGAGATCGCCAAGCAGCGCGGCCAGTCCGTCGCCCAGCTCGCCCTCGCCTGGACCCTCCGCGACGACCGCGTCACCAGCGCCCTGATCGGCGCCTCCAGCGTCGCCCAACTGGAGGACAACCTCGCAACGGTCCGCAACCTCCAGTTCACCCCCGAGGAACTCGAGGCCATCGACGCCGACGCCGTAGAGGCCGGCATCAACCTCTGGAAGAAGAGCTCGGACGCCTGA
- a CDS encoding class I SAM-dependent methyltransferase, which translates to MAEKLSGRLAGVVEALPLQGGLRVLEIGCGPGAAAREVARRVGPSGFVLGVDRSAKAIALAVAGSEELIAAGVIAFRQATVEEFMLAAGEAPYDLAFAVRVGALDGRHPDLEFAAKQQIAAALVPGGKLFIDGGNPLRELNL; encoded by the coding sequence ATGGCGGAGAAGTTGTCAGGGCGGTTGGCTGGGGTGGTTGAGGCGTTGCCGTTGCAGGGTGGGCTTCGGGTGCTGGAGATCGGCTGTGGGCCGGGGGCGGCGGCTCGGGAGGTGGCACGCCGGGTGGGGCCGAGCGGGTTTGTCCTGGGTGTGGATCGGTCGGCGAAGGCGATCGCGCTGGCGGTCGCCGGATCCGAGGAGCTGATCGCGGCCGGTGTCATCGCGTTTCGGCAGGCGACGGTCGAGGAGTTCATGCTGGCGGCGGGCGAGGCGCCGTACGACCTCGCGTTCGCCGTCCGGGTCGGAGCGCTCGACGGGCGCCACCCGGACCTCGAGTTCGCCGCGAAGCAGCAGATCGCGGCGGCGCTCGTCCCCGGCGGAAAGCTCTTCATCGACGGCGGCAACCCGCTCCGAGAACTCAACCTCTGA
- a CDS encoding TAXI family TRAP transporter solute-binding subunit, with translation MRLRRLPTAAVALVAVVSLAACGGQREPSGSGSESGGRLTIATGNTTGVYYQLGGALASVISQKMSGYRATASETGASVQNIQGLVSGNYDIAFSLGDSAADAVNGVNSFKSKQDVVALTRLYNNYTQVAVRTSANINSIADLKGKRVSTGSPNSGTEVIARRLLEAAGLNPASDVTAQRLGLPESVDAMKSGSIDALVWSGGLPTGGITDLTTSLGKGVKLLPIADLLPKMQEKYGSIYAQAPIPAATYKQPADVATIVVPNVLLVRKDMKDELAEQLTKVLYDNMASLVAVNAAAKGITLENADKTDPVPLHPGAKKAIDGLR, from the coding sequence ATGAGACTCCGTCGCCTCCCCACCGCCGCGGTGGCGCTCGTTGCCGTCGTGTCCCTGGCCGCCTGCGGTGGCCAGCGGGAACCGTCCGGATCCGGCTCGGAATCCGGCGGCCGCCTGACGATCGCCACCGGCAACACCACGGGCGTGTACTACCAGCTCGGTGGTGCGCTGGCCTCGGTGATCTCGCAGAAGATGTCCGGGTACCGCGCGACGGCCAGTGAGACCGGCGCCTCGGTGCAGAACATCCAGGGCCTGGTCAGCGGGAACTACGACATCGCCTTCTCGCTCGGCGACTCGGCCGCGGACGCGGTCAACGGCGTGAACAGCTTCAAGTCGAAGCAGGACGTGGTCGCGCTGACCCGGTTGTACAACAACTACACACAGGTCGCCGTACGGACGTCGGCGAACATCAACTCGATCGCGGACCTGAAGGGCAAGCGGGTCTCGACCGGTTCGCCGAACTCCGGAACCGAGGTGATCGCGCGCCGGCTGCTCGAGGCCGCGGGGCTCAACCCGGCCAGCGACGTGACCGCGCAGCGGCTCGGGCTGCCGGAGTCGGTGGACGCGATGAAGTCCGGATCGATCGACGCACTGGTCTGGTCCGGCGGCCTGCCGACCGGCGGGATCACCGACCTGACCACCAGCCTGGGCAAGGGCGTGAAGCTCCTGCCGATCGCGGACCTGCTGCCGAAGATGCAGGAGAAGTACGGCTCGATCTACGCGCAGGCGCCGATCCCCGCGGCGACGTACAAGCAGCCCGCCGACGTCGCAACGATCGTCGTACCGAACGTGCTGCTGGTCCGCAAGGACATGAAGGACGAGCTGGCCGAGCAACTGACCAAGGTGCTCTACGACAACATGGCGTCGCTGGTCGCGGTGAACGCGGCCGCGAAGGGCATCACGCTGGAGAACGCCGACAAGACGGATCCGGTGCCGCTGCATCCCGGGGCGAAGAAGGCGATCGATGGTCTGAGATGA
- a CDS encoding TRAP transporter permease, producing the protein MTVGIGGGGGATVPSEAELAEYEQERPARRLRPALDLVISVWCAIISVGVLWQVFFPLPQGTQFYLVIFLAAVLPITLLCYRGWKVPAFRNPLKPRPHDDPGPIDWILAIVALAVCVYPLLDFDGYLERRQAPSGLDVIAGAVLLVLLLEACRRTTGWVLPLFSLLFIAYAYYGGYLPFTWSLAHQGFNFDAIIAQFTMGTAGFYGTPLNVAASYIVLFTIYGAVLDYSGAGKFFIDLSFAAFKRSRTAPGRTVTLAGFLLGSVSGSGTATAVSLGTVSWPILRRAGYPSEPAGGMLAASGIGAILSPPTLGAAAFIIAEFLQVSYLKVLGYAVIPTILYYLGILLAIEIDARKHGTTSTEVSDRSVWRLLLRFGYHFLSLFVIIGFMAVGVPPFKAVVYAVIIQFGLSFLDREHRLTGRPLFKALAQGTRSVLPVAATCATAGVIVAVTTQTGLGLNLAEIIVNAARGLTDNHTVVLVLTVVLSAVAVLILGLAVPVTASFIIAAVIISPALVNLGVTQPEAYMFIFYYAVLSEVSPPTALAAVATSAITGGRVMPTMWQAWKYTLPAFLVPFAFVLTDNGAHLLGQGSFVGMVWTTLVSMLAVAALAVVTGGWVFVRATWLERAVCVPAAGLLLYLAPVTITAGICLLLVAVVINLVRRQRQASAEEGTVAS; encoded by the coding sequence ATGACTGTCGGTATTGGTGGCGGGGGCGGTGCGACCGTGCCCTCCGAGGCGGAACTGGCCGAGTACGAGCAGGAACGCCCCGCTCGGCGGCTTCGCCCTGCCCTGGACCTGGTGATTTCGGTCTGGTGCGCAATCATCAGTGTCGGCGTGCTGTGGCAGGTGTTCTTCCCGTTACCACAAGGCACGCAGTTCTACTTGGTGATCTTTCTCGCAGCGGTTCTGCCGATCACTTTGCTGTGTTACCGCGGCTGGAAGGTGCCGGCGTTCCGGAATCCGTTGAAGCCGCGGCCGCATGACGACCCCGGTCCGATCGACTGGATCCTCGCGATCGTTGCCCTGGCGGTCTGTGTCTATCCGCTGCTCGACTTCGACGGGTACCTGGAGCGTCGTCAGGCTCCTTCTGGGCTGGACGTGATCGCCGGCGCCGTTTTGCTGGTGCTGCTGCTCGAGGCGTGCCGTCGTACGACGGGCTGGGTCCTGCCTCTGTTCAGCCTGCTCTTCATCGCCTACGCGTACTACGGCGGGTACCTGCCGTTCACGTGGTCGCTCGCGCACCAGGGCTTCAACTTCGACGCGATCATCGCGCAGTTCACCATGGGTACGGCGGGCTTCTACGGAACGCCGTTGAACGTCGCGGCGTCGTACATCGTGCTGTTCACGATCTACGGCGCGGTGCTCGACTACTCGGGTGCGGGCAAGTTCTTCATCGACCTGTCGTTCGCGGCGTTCAAACGCAGCCGGACGGCGCCGGGACGTACGGTCACGCTCGCGGGATTCCTGCTCGGCAGTGTCTCGGGTTCGGGTACGGCGACCGCGGTGTCGCTCGGCACGGTGTCGTGGCCGATCCTGCGTCGCGCCGGGTACCCGTCCGAACCGGCAGGCGGAATGCTCGCCGCGTCCGGTATCGGCGCGATCCTCTCGCCGCCGACCCTCGGCGCGGCCGCGTTCATCATCGCGGAGTTCCTGCAGGTGTCGTACCTGAAGGTGCTCGGGTACGCCGTGATCCCGACGATCCTGTACTACCTGGGCATCCTGCTCGCCATCGAGATCGACGCCCGCAAGCACGGGACCACGTCGACCGAGGTGTCGGACCGGTCGGTGTGGCGGTTGCTGCTGCGGTTCGGGTACCACTTCCTGTCGCTGTTCGTGATCATCGGCTTCATGGCGGTCGGCGTACCGCCGTTCAAGGCCGTCGTCTACGCGGTGATCATCCAGTTCGGGCTGTCGTTCCTGGACCGTGAGCACCGGCTGACCGGGCGGCCGCTGTTCAAGGCGCTTGCCCAGGGCACCCGTTCGGTGCTGCCGGTGGCGGCGACCTGCGCGACCGCGGGCGTGATCGTCGCGGTCACCACGCAGACCGGTCTCGGCCTGAACCTGGCGGAGATCATCGTCAACGCGGCGCGGGGCCTGACCGACAACCACACGGTCGTGCTGGTCCTGACCGTGGTGCTGTCCGCGGTCGCCGTCCTGATCCTCGGGCTCGCGGTGCCGGTGACCGCGTCGTTCATCATCGCGGCGGTGATCATCTCGCCGGCGCTGGTGAACCTCGGGGTGACGCAGCCCGAGGCGTACATGTTCATCTTCTACTACGCCGTACTGTCCGAGGTGTCGCCGCCGACCGCGCTGGCCGCGGTCGCGACGTCCGCGATCACCGGCGGCCGGGTGATGCCGACGATGTGGCAGGCGTGGAAGTACACGCTGCCCGCGTTCCTGGTGCCGTTCGCGTTCGTGCTCACCGACAACGGCGCGCACCTGCTCGGTCAGGGATCGTTCGTCGGCATGGTGTGGACCACGCTGGTGTCGATGCTGGCCGTCGCCGCGCTCGCCGTGGTCACCGGCGGCTGGGTGTTCGTCCGGGCGACCTGGCTCGAGCGGGCGGTCTGCGTGCCGGCGGCCGGACTGCTGCTTTACCTCGCGCCCGTAACCATCACGGCCGGAATCTGTTTGCTACTTGTTGCCGTCGTCATCAACCTGGTCCGGCGGCAGCGCCAGGCCTCTGCCGAGGAAGGAACCGTTGCCTCATGA